The sequence AACGGTGAACTTTTCCATACAATTTTTAAGGCTCTGCATATCTTTATAGCTATTTCAGTTACTTTGTTGACTTTTATCAAAATATAATTATTTTTTAGCACTTTCAACATACCTTTCAAGTTGATTTATGAAGTCTATTTAGTATATGTACAAATTTCCTACAAAGCTAAATAAGCAATGTAGGAAATTTTAAATGATTGCGTTATTTGAAGTAATATAGATATAAATTTGTTGTACCTATACTTCAAATCAAAGATCCATATACGTATATTGGCAAATTAACGGTTGCTAGAAATTGCGTAATTTGCATCATGATTTGCTGTCCCATATGAGCATTGGCATGCACATGGTGTTGCATGATAGTAAGTTCCCATGTATGGACTGTTATGAGTTGCATCTGAAGAACAGATACATCTGCAGTTTTCACCATAAGAATTTACTGTTATTCCTCCAGCTGGTTTTATTACTCTCATATTTTTCTCCTCCCTTTTTATTTAATTTTATGTTAATGTTTAACATAAGCGTTAGTGAAGCTTGTACATCTCTAAATCATTACTGCATCATTCAAATATTCTAGCTTTTTTTCATTAATTTCTAGACATTCATGATAAAGAGATAAATTTTCTAATAAAAGTTGGCGTACACCATCACAATTTGATAATTTCTTTTCTATATCAAATTTACCATCTGTATAACAAGAAGAATAGCATATACTACACAAACGTGCTGCCCAACAGTTTCCGCATTTGCTTATTGATTTATGAGCATATTCCTCTACTAGATTATTTTTAATCTTTTCCTTGTCAATACCAGTGAATACATTCCCTATTATTGGAGAACCAGCGATTCTCTCACAAACAAGAAAATCCCCATTTACAGTAATATATAATTTTCGTGATCCAGGGATACAACATCCATTTAATGGATATCCTAAAGATGGATCATCTAGAATAGGTCTTTTTTGCAATATAACAAAAGAATCTTCAATTATTTTTTTTGTGAAAAAGTTGATATCTGTATTATTTTTAATAGTATCTAGGTACAATGTTTTTGACCAATCTCCTAAAGCATTATTTTGTTGTTCTTCTTCAGTCAACACTATATCTTTAGGTAAGGTTCCAGGAGAAGGATAAGTTATTAATTTATTAATCTCCTTTGGTAACCAATCTAAGCTGTTGAAAAATTCCTGCATTTCAATTAGTTTTTCAGAAGTAAATGGAGGAGTAAAAACCATACTAAGTGATAATTGGGTTTTTGCTTTTTCTCCAAAAGCTAAAACTAAATATTTCAACCCCCTAATAGCATCATTGAAAGTACCATTTCCATTGATATATTTCCTGTAGCTATCATGGATGTCTTTTGGACCGTCTATACTACATACAACACTTAAATTCTCTATGGAAGCTAAAAATTCTGCAATTTCTTTGGTCATTAATGTACCGTTGGTTGTCATTGAGAATGATAGTTTTTTATCTATAATAGTTTTTTGTGAATATTCAATACAATATTTTAATAAATCAAAGTTTACTAAAGGTTCTCCACCATAGAATGATACAGAGATTCCTTTTTCAGAATCCCCATGACTATTTGCGTAATCTATAGCAGCTATAGCAACTTCTTTTGACATGTTTTTAGTACCGTGGTTTCTTTTCTCATCGTAATCATCATTATAGATGCAATATCTGCATCTTAAATTGCACTTTTCAGTAAGTTCTAAAACAACTTGTCTAAATTTATTATCAAGCATATTATCTAGGTTTTCGAAATGTGAAGGGGAATAAAATTTAGGTTCTTTTTGAGATTTTAAAATATTTTCATTTTCAATTGATGCTTTCACATTTTCAAGAGCTTGAAAAAATTGGTTTTCATTAAATTTTTCTTTGAGTTCAACAAGAGTATCAACATTATTTTTCATAATGCTATCTAGTATGTAGTACTCTATTTCGTTACAATCCATAACTTTGTTAGTACCAGTATCATAAATATAATAAGATGAACTTGTTTTGAATAATTTCCCTAAAGGGTTGAATTCATTACAAATAATTTTAAAATAATCAATATAATCACTTAATTTATCATATATAACCTTAGTGCAATTCATTAGATTACCTCCAATTGAAAAAATATTATTTAATAATCATATTTTGTAACTTTACCTTATTATAAAATTATTGACTTAATATGTAAACTATTTTATAAAACGTTTACAAATAGTTAATATTTTGTTGGTTTATTACATTTCGATATTAAACGGTTAAGTTTAGAAAAGTTACGAAACAAAGTTGTATTGTATTTGATCTGGTGAATTTTAATAAGATTTTGATTTAAATCACAGTAAGTTAAATTCTATAGGGATATAATTAATTCATAAAGAGAGTAGGAAAATGAAATTAATAGCAGTTAATAAAAAAGTTATAGTTTAGTAACTAAAGTTACATGAAATTCTTTTGCTTAATGTTAAGCTATTATTATAAAAAATAGGGGTGTATAAAATGATTAATATTGATAATTTTTTAAGACAACACAAGGATATTATGGAAGAAGTAAATCAAATTGATAAAATAGTAAATAAATCTGATTATGAAAATAATTTAGATGAATTTGTTTTTCACATAAACAATCTAGCTGGAAAATTAAAAATTCATTTAAGTTCAGAAGATAAATATTTATATCCTAACCTAGTTGATGCAGAAGATAGTGGTTTAAGAAGTATGGCAAAGTACTATATAGATGAAATGGGCAGTATTGCGGATACTTTTACTAATTATAAAAATGAATTTAATACCAAGAGCAAGATTAATGGCAAGCTTAATTCTTTTGTATCTGAAACAAGACAGATAATTAGTCAAATAAAGAAGAGAATATCAAAGGAAGAAGCTGAATTATATAAGTTAATTGTTGAAAAAGGAATATAAACATATAAGCAGTCTATGTTATAGTTATTGTGTTGCAATGAGTATAGCATAGACTTTTTATTAATAAAGTCTGAATTAAATAATTATGAGTTTTATTCCAGTAAAGATGAGTAATATCATTAAAAGTTTCATAGATATCTTATTTATCTTATTGCAATAGTTAATACCTAGCCATTCTAAGGGGCCAGAAGCAATACCAATACCACACACAATATAGCCGATACCAATTATTGATGGTACGATTGTAGAGCCTATCATTGCAATCCCAGTTATGCTAATCCATATACCCATGCATAGAAAGCCCATTGATTCTCCTATTGAATTTCCACAGTATACATGAAATGATTCGAATATTATTTCAATAGTTTTCTTTAGCTTAGGATCATCATCTATATTAATATATTTATTTGATAAGGTATCAGCTAAGAATACCCATCTCATAAGCCCTAGAACATAAAAAATACCTGAAGCTATGCCAAAGGCAGATCCAATTATTAAGTATGGTGTATTGTCTCTATTTAGGAGCTTATAAAATATTGAGGATAATGGAACTAGCATTAATGAACTTAATGCAAAGCAAGTCCAAAAGAATTTTAATTTATGTCCTCCTTCATGATATTTATTTAGTATTGAATCACAAGAAGATCTTAGTATTTGAGGGTAATTAAATACTTTGGTGATACCGATTTGGCTAACAGTAAATCCTAAAGCAACTAGAATAATAAAAATTCCTGAAATTTTGTGAAAAATCATCATATTCATGATGAGTACCTCCTATTATTTATAGTAAATTAGGTGTTTAGTTACTAAACACAAGGATAAAAAAATTATTTTTTTGTTTCTAAAAAGTTATCCAATAAATCAAGCATATTAAAACAAGCAGTTATATTTTCATTTGATAGGTGACTCAATGTTTTACTTATTTCAGTATAAAAATCTTTATGATATTTTTCATGGCCATTATATACTGCAAGACCTCTTTCAGTTAGTTTTAAAGAAACTTCATTTTCAGTATTAGAAGCTGCATTTTTTATTACCATATCTTTTTTTATCAATTTATCTACCATTTGTGAAACAGCACCTTTAGTAATTCCTAAATATTGAGCTAATTCAGTAACATTAATTTCATTATTTTTTCCTATAGCATCAATTGTATGAACTTCAGCTCTATATAATAAATCAGAAGTTCCATAATATCTAGGCTTCTTTTCTGATTTGTTATATTTATTCATTACTTTTTCAAATTTTTTTATCATTAGTTCAGTAGTATATTCAATAGACATTTCTTTCTCCTCCTGTGTTTAGTAACTAAACATTAATTAGAGTATATGATTTAATCAAAAATATGTCAATACACCATATGAAAAAATTGTAAAGTCAATTGGATTCTTTTAACATCAATTGATAAAATAGAAGATAAGAATTAATTATTGCGTAGGCAGAAGGTGTTTATGGATATGAATAAAGATATAGATGTTAGAAAAGATAATAAAAAAATAATTTTTGCAACTATAAGTTGTCAAAGTTGTTATATCTAATTGGTAGAGTAGAGGAAATAGTACCAGTATACTAATTTTAGAGGTGATTAGAAATGAGTTTTCAAGAACAACTGCAAACATTAAGAAAATCAAAGGGATTATCACAAGAGAAGTTAGCTGAGGTTTTGGGTATATCAAGACAAGCTGTGGCCAAGTGGGAAGTTGGGCAATCTTACCCTGATATAGCTAGACTAATTGCAATAAGTGATTTTTTTAAAGTGAGCATAGATAAGCTAGTTAATGATTATGAAGAAAATTGCAGGTTAAACATAGAGGAATCTAAGATCAGTTATATAAACGAGGATGTCATAGATTTTCTATGCAGAGCTAAAAAAGCCACATATGCTGGAAAGGGGGCAGAAACAAAGCCATCTAGGCCTAATTCTCATGATTTGGAGTATTCAGAAGGTGAACTTAGATACTATGACACATACCTTGGAGGAGAAAAGTTTGCAGGAGAGGAGGCAGTGTGGAAAGGGGATATTCCATTTTGGACAATGAATTATATTGGGAGAATCCTGGGGGAAGGATTCTCTGGGGATTTTCTAAAAGAAGCTCTAAGGGAAGTATCTAGAGACTTCCCTTATCGAGGGCCAGTAATGTATGAGAACGGACAGTATAAGTACCATTGCATTGTTCATGGAGATTTTAATTGGTTTCAAGGCTATGAGGAAATTTATTTGGGTAATAACAAGATTTATGAATGTTTTTTCCATGGAGGATCAATTTAAATAAAATAAATTGCTTAACAATAGTTAAGTGGTAAAATTAAATATAGAAAGATTTATCATGGAGGGATGAGATGTTTGGTTTATTTAAGAAAAAGCATAAGCAGCAAGTTGAGTTAGAACAAAATATAGATATTTTGCCAGAAGAAGAAAAGATAGAAGACGAGAAGGTCTTTGCGTTATATTTGTTATTTCACAAATCATTTGTAGTAGATAAGGAAGCTGTTATTAAAACAATAAGTGAGATTGATAATTCAAAGGTTAATATTGATTTTGAATACGACTTAGATGGAAAAGACGCACTATTATGTAATGTAAAAATAAATGATGATCTTTTTCAGTTAGTAGGATTAGATGCTCCATTACCAGAAGAAATATATAATTATACAGTTAATTGTGCTTATGGGAATGAAGTAGAATTAAAGAGAATGAGAGATCATAAGTATCATATTATTGCTTTTTATAAAGGAAATAGCAAAGATCAAATGCATATTTTTAATGCTTACTCTAAATTGGCATATGGCTTTTTACAATATGATCTATTAGGTATGGCAAATCCATACAGTTGGAATTCTATAATTCCTTCGCTGATAAAGGAAATGGTAGAAGAT comes from Clostridium sp. TW13 and encodes:
- a CDS encoding MarR family winged helix-turn-helix transcriptional regulator, coding for MSIEYTTELMIKKFEKVMNKYNKSEKKPRYYGTSDLLYRAEVHTIDAIGKNNEINVTELAQYLGITKGAVSQMVDKLIKKDMVIKNAASNTENEVSLKLTERGLAVYNGHEKYHKDFYTEISKTLSHLSNENITACFNMLDLLDNFLETKK
- a CDS encoding DUF5680 domain-containing protein, encoding MSFQEQLQTLRKSKGLSQEKLAEVLGISRQAVAKWEVGQSYPDIARLIAISDFFKVSIDKLVNDYEENCRLNIEESKISYINEDVIDFLCRAKKATYAGKGAETKPSRPNSHDLEYSEGELRYYDTYLGGEKFAGEEAVWKGDIPFWTMNYIGRILGEGFSGDFLKEALREVSRDFPYRGPVMYENGQYKYHCIVHGDFNWFQGYEEIYLGNNKIYECFFHGGSI
- a CDS encoding DUF4386 domain-containing protein; its protein translation is MNMMIFHKISGIFIILVALGFTVSQIGITKVFNYPQILRSSCDSILNKYHEGGHKLKFFWTCFALSSLMLVPLSSIFYKLLNRDNTPYLIIGSAFGIASGIFYVLGLMRWVFLADTLSNKYINIDDDPKLKKTIEIIFESFHVYCGNSIGESMGFLCMGIWISITGIAMIGSTIVPSIIGIGYIVCGIGIASGPLEWLGINYCNKINKISMKLLMILLIFTGIKLIII
- a CDS encoding hemerythrin domain-containing protein, whose protein sequence is MINIDNFLRQHKDIMEEVNQIDKIVNKSDYENNLDEFVFHINNLAGKLKIHLSSEDKYLYPNLVDAEDSGLRSMAKYYIDEMGSIADTFTNYKNEFNTKSKINGKLNSFVSETRQIISQIKKRISKEEAELYKLIVEKGI
- a CDS encoding radical SAM protein, giving the protein MNCTKVIYDKLSDYIDYFKIICNEFNPLGKLFKTSSSYYIYDTGTNKVMDCNEIEYYILDSIMKNNVDTLVELKEKFNENQFFQALENVKASIENENILKSQKEPKFYSPSHFENLDNMLDNKFRQVVLELTEKCNLRCRYCIYNDDYDEKRNHGTKNMSKEVAIAAIDYANSHGDSEKGISVSFYGGEPLVNFDLLKYCIEYSQKTIIDKKLSFSMTTNGTLMTKEIAEFLASIENLSVVCSIDGPKDIHDSYRKYINGNGTFNDAIRGLKYLVLAFGEKAKTQLSLSMVFTPPFTSEKLIEMQEFFNSLDWLPKEINKLITYPSPGTLPKDIVLTEEEQQNNALGDWSKTLYLDTIKNNTDINFFTKKIIEDSFVILQKRPILDDPSLGYPLNGCCIPGSRKLYITVNGDFLVCERIAGSPIIGNVFTGIDKEKIKNNLVEEYAHKSISKCGNCWAARLCSICYSSCYTDGKFDIEKKLSNCDGVRQLLLENLSLYHECLEINEKKLEYLNDAVMI
- a CDS encoding DUF4261 domain-containing protein; its protein translation is MFGLFKKKHKQQVELEQNIDILPEEEKIEDEKVFALYLLFHKSFVVDKEAVIKTISEIDNSKVNIDFEYDLDGKDALLCNVKINDDLFQLVGLDAPLPEEIYNYTVNCAYGNEVELKRMRDHKYHIIAFYKGNSKDQMHIFNAYSKLAYGFLQYDLLGMANPYSWNSIIPSLIKEMVEDDEAKELISIPAMMVWRSFVKVPYNDGVWFVTKGNNLYDIYEYAYYGTIEETGEVYNLFENIFNYVYESKAEILAGHTMEMEGDIYMKFRNVYELENILNGDGIGTLVIEKISKNEINR